The following are encoded together in the Populus trichocarpa isolate Nisqually-1 chromosome 5, P.trichocarpa_v4.1, whole genome shotgun sequence genome:
- the LOC18099684 gene encoding aldehyde oxidase GLOX — MHRYTWILFFLFLQLFFAVQPCHRVVTSAAGRGRWQLLQKNIGIVAMHMQLLNNDRVVIYDRTDYGKSNISLPHGKCRNDSWELVIKYDCTAHSVEYDVLANKFRPLMVQTNVWCSSGAVVPDGSLIQTGGFNDGQRKVRTFYPCNGDCDWVETGDGLKARRWYATNHILPDGKQIIIGGRRQFNYEFYPKTSSPDVYSLPFLLQTNDRGSENNLYPFVFLNSDGNLFIFANNRAILFDYKTGKVVKTYPAIPGGDPRSYPSTGSAVLLPLKNLDAATIEAEVLVCGGAPKGSFEMATKRKSAERKFLKALDTCGRIKINEPSPQWVMETMPCARVMGDMTLLPNGVVLIINGAGDGTAGWENGRSPALNPVLYWPDGAAGSRFEPLNPSTIPRMYHSAAILLRDGRVLVGGSNPHSGYEFTRVLFPTELSLEAFSPPYLDSKNKYLRPKIVSSTASKGKYIGYGQKLWVRFKVIGKLKADMVSVTMVAPAFNTHSFSMNHRLLALRNEKVTYVRTSIYDIQVTTPSSGYLAPSGYYILYVVHQYIPSIGIWVKLYI, encoded by the coding sequence ATGCATCGTTATACTTGGatactcttctttctcttcttgcaACTGTTCTTTGCTGTCCAACCATGTCACCGGGTAGTGACCTCCGCAGCTGGTCGTGGCAGGTGGCAACTCTTGCAGAAAAACATTGGCATAGTAGCTATGCATATGCAACTCCTCAATAATGACCGTGTAGTAATCTATGATAGAACTGACTATGGCAAGTCGAATATTTCATTACCACATGGAAAATGTCGAAATGATTCATGGGAGTTGGTTATCAAATATGACTGCACCGCTCATTCTGTTGAGTATGATGTCTTGGCTAATAAATTCAGGCCACTTATGGTCCAAACTAATGTATGGTGTTCTTCAGGTGCTGTAGTCCCTGATGGGAGTCTGATTCAGACCGGTGGTTTCAATGATGGTCAACGTAAGGTCAGGACTTTCTATCCATGCAATGGTGATTGTGATTGGGTGGAAACTGGTGATGGTCTTAAGGCAAGAAGATGGTATGCCACTAATCATATACTGCCAGATGGGAAGCAAATCATTATTGGTGGTAGAAGGCAATTCAATTATGAATTTTATCCCAAAACTTCTTCCCCGGATGTCTACAGTTTGCCATTTCTATTGCAAACTAATGATCGTGGCAGTGAAAACAACTTATAtccatttgtttttctcaaCAGTGATGGGAATTTATTCATTTTCGCCAATAATCGAGCCATATTGTTCGATTACAAGACGGGCAAGGTGGTGAAGACTTATCCAGCAATACCTGGAGGTGATCCAAGAAGCTATCCAAGTACAGGTTCTGCAGTGTTGCTTCCATTGAAGAACTTAGATGCTGCAACTATTGAAGCTGAGGTTTTGGTATGTGGAGGTGCACCAAAAGGGTCTTTTGAAATGGCGACAAAACGTAAATCGGCAGAACGTAAATTTCTCAAAGCTTTGGATACTTGTGGCCGGATCAAGATAAACGAACCAAGTCCTCAATGGGTAATGGAAACTATGCCCTGTGCTAGAGTAATGGGCGATATGACATTGCTTCCGAACGGCGTTGTCTTGATCATTAACGGAGCTGGAGATGGTACTGCCGGGTGGGAAAATGGGCGAAGTCCAGCCTTGAACCCCGTCCTCTATTGGCCCGACGGTGCAGCAGGTTCAAGGTTTGAGCCGCTAAATCCAAGTACCATCCCAAGAATGTACCATTCCGCAGCAATTTTGCTTCGTGATGGCAGGGTTCTTGTTGGTGGAAGCAATCCCCATAGTGGATATGAATTCACTAGGGTCTTATTTCCAACTGAATTGAGTTTAGAAGCATTCTCTCCACCATATTTGGATTCAAAAAATAAGTACTTGAGACCAAAAATTGTCTCATCAACCGCTTCCAAAGGTAAATATATTGGTTACGGACAAAAATTGTGGGTAAGGTTCAAGGTCATAGGAAAATTAAAAGCAGATATGGTGTCGGTGACAATGGTTGCACCAGCGTTCAACACACATTCCTTTTCTATGAATCATAGGCTGCTGGCACTTAGGAACGAGAAGGTGACCTATGTGCGCACATCAATTTATGACATTCAAGTCACGACGCCCAGTTCCGGATACCTTGCACCCTCAGGTTATTACATCTTATACGTGGTTCATCAATATATTCCTAGCATAGGCATTTGGGTCAAATTATATATCTAA
- the LOC7493948 gene encoding uncharacterized protein LOC7493948 isoform X1: MDGTKRTGYVWAISAGLNAAFAAIAAKFFSYQVIKYGLVVLFNVTMWGCYVNSLKALSSLQATVTNFAANFLSSGLAGFFLFKETLSVQVNHWMLFVPTLEILFFVYFASISSAVDMTHCELTMLEILSTEEQCKHSQI; encoded by the exons ATGGATGGCACCAAAAGAACAGGCTACGTGTGGGCAATATCTGCTGGATTAAATGCTGCTTTTGCTGCCATTGCTGCAAAATTCTTTTCATATCAG GTGATTAAATATGGTTTGGTTGTGTTATTTAATGTGACAATGTGGGGATGTTACGTTAACAGCCTTAAAGCTCTTTCATCCCTGCAAGCCACGGTGACAAACTTTGCTGCGAATTTCCTGTCTTCTGGTCTTGCTGGTTTCTTTTTGTTCAAGGAGACGCTATCAGTTCAGGTAAATCACTGGATGCTGTTCGTGCCAACgttggaaattttattttttgtctactTTGCATCCATAAGTTCTGCTGTTGACATGACTCATTGTGAGTTAACCATGTTAGAAATATTGTCAACTGAAGAACAATGTAAGCATTCTCAAATATAG
- the LOC7477652 gene encoding histone H3.3, whose protein sequence is MARTKQTARKSTGGKAPRKQLATKAARKSAPTTGGVKKPHRYRPGTVALREIRKYQKSTELLIRKLPFQRLVREIAQDFKTDLRFQSHAVLALQEAAEAYLVGLFEDTNLCAIHAKRVTIMPKDIQLARRIRGERA, encoded by the exons ATGGCTCGTACCAAGCAAACTGCCCGTAAATCAACCGGTGGTAAGGCGCCAAGGAAGCAGCTCGCCACCAAG GCTGCAAGAAAATCTGCTCCTACTACCGGTGGGGTCAAGAAGCCTCACCGTTATCGCCCTGGAACTGTTGCTCTCCG TGAAATCCGGAAGTACCAAAAGAGCACTGAGCTTTTGATCCGCAAGTTACCTTTCCAGCGACTTGTTCGTGAAATTGCTCAAGACTTCAAG ACTGATTTGAGGTTCCAGAGCCATGCTGTCCTTGCACTCCAGGAGGCTGCTGAGGCTTATCTCGTGGGTCTGTTTGAGGACACCAACTTGTGTGCTATTCATGCCAAGAGAGTCACCATCATGCCTAAGGACATCCAGCTTGCTAGGCGTATCCGTGGTGAACGTGCTTAA
- the LOC18099683 gene encoding aldehyde oxidase GLOX, with amino-acid sequence MPSSILFFLFLQLFFAIQPCHRVVTSAGGGGRWQLLQKNIGIVAMHMQLLNNDRVVIYDRTDFGRSNLSLPGGKCRDDSSEIVIKHDCTAHSVEYDVLANKFRPLMVQTDVWCSSGAVVPDGSLIQTGGFSDGERKVRTFYPCNGDCDWVETGDGLKAKRWYATNHILPDGKQIIIGGRRQFNYEFYPKTSSPDVYSLPFLLQTNDRGSENNLYPFVFLNSDGNLFIFANNRAILFDYKTGKVVKTYPAIPGGDPRSYPSTGSAVLLPLKNLDAATIEAEVLVCGGAPKGSFEKVAKRNFVKALDTCGRIKINDPNPQWVMETMPYARVMGDMTLLPNGVVLIINGAGAGTAGWENGRNPVLNPILYWPNGAAGSRFESLNPSTIPRMYHSTAILLRDGRVLVGGSNPHIGYEFNGVLFPTELSLEAFSPPYLDAQNNYLRPTIVSSTASKGKYIGYGQKLLVRFKVTGKLMADRISVTMVAPAFNTHSYSMNHRLLVLGNTKVTSVGTSTYDIQVTTPHSGYLAPSGHYILYVVHQYIPSTGIWVKIL; translated from the coding sequence atgccTAGTTCGatacttttctttctcttcttgcaACTGTTCTTTGCTATCCAACCATGTCACCGGGTAGTGACCtctgctggtggtggtggtaggtGGCAACTCTTGCAGAAAAACATTGGCATAGTAGCTATGCATATGCAACTCCTCAACAATGACCGTGTAGTGATCTATGATAGAACTGATTTTGGCAGGTCGAATCTTTCATTACCAGGTGGAAAATGTCGGGATGATTCAAGTGAAATAGTTATCAAGCATGACTGCACTGCTCATTCTGTTGAGTATGATGTTTTGGCTAATAAATTCAGGCCACTTATGGTGCAAACCGATGTTTGGTGTTCTTCAGGAGCTGTTGTTCCTGATGGGAGTCTGATTCAAACCGGTGGTTTCAGTGATGGTGAACGTAAGGTCAGGACTTTCTATCCATGCAATGGTGATTGTGATTGGGTAGAAACTGGTGATGGTCTTAAGGCAAAAAGATGGTATGCCACTAATCATATACTGCCAGATGGGAAGCAAATCATTATTGGTGGTAGAAGGCAATTCAATTATGAATTTTATCCCAAAACTTCTTCCCCGGATGTCTACAGTTTGCCATTTCTATTGCAAACTAATGATCGTGGCAGTGAAAACAACTTATAtccatttgtttttctcaataGTGATGGGAATTTATTCATTTTCGCCAATAATCGAGCCATATTGTTCGATTACAAGACTGGCAAGGTGGTGAAGACTTATCCAGCAATACCTGGAGGTGATCCAAGAAGCTATCCAAGTACAGGTTCTGCAGTGTTGCTTCCATTGAAGAACTTAGATGCTGCAACTATTGAAGCTGAGGTTTTGGTATGTGGAGGTGCACCAAAAGGGTCTTTTGAAAAGGTGGCAAAACGTAATTTTGTCAAAGCTTTGGACACTTGTGGCCGGATCAAGATAAACGACCCAAATCCACAATGGGTAATGGAAACTATGCCTTATGCTAGAGTAATGGGTGATATGACATTGCTTCCGAACGGCGTTGTTTTGATCATTAACGGGGCCGGAGCAGGTACTGCCGGGTGGGAAAATGGTCGAAATCCAGTCTTGAACCCGATCCTCTATTGGCCCAACGGTGCAGCAGGATCAAGGTTTGAGTCTCTAAATCCAAGTACAATCCCAAGAATGTACCATTCCACAGCAATTTTGCTTCGTGATGGCAGGGTTCTCGTTGGTGGTAGCAATCCCCATATTGGATATGAATTCAATGGGGTCTTATTTCCAACTGAATTGAGTTTAGAAGCATTCTCTCCACCATATTTGGATGCACAGAATAATTACTTGAGACCAACAATTGTCTCATCAACTGCTTCCAAAGGTAAATATATTGGTTACGGACAAAAACTGCTGGTAAGGTTCAAGGTCACGGGCAAATTAATGGCAGATAGGATTTCAGTGACGATGGTTGCTCCAGCATTCAACACACATTCCTATTCTATGAATCATAGGCTGCTGGTACTTGGGAACACGAAAGTGACTTCTGTGGGCACATCAACTTATGACATTCAGGTTACGACGCCCCATTCTGGATATCTTGCGCCCTCGGGTCATTACATCTTATACGTGGTTCATCAATATATTCCTAGTACAGGCATTTGGGTCAAAATTCTGTGA
- the LOC7493945 gene encoding lysine-specific histone demethylase 1 homolog 3, producing the protein MESDDLSNCKDLEAKLGSQKGLSKNLLKPRVNKGMEEQKELLGKQIEFGIDSDDNEPIGSLFRLKRPRNPKKVKVVLEKIEVREDKLVTEDEDLGGMDDTLASFKKKLKAPKKGLGSVSAIQNEGDELLDGNVEKKVQNKRKERASKVGSGWKRVRTGGDAAVDDDSEGLGSQGALLENQEEESLLPGESSSQSLDKLEDSISAFYQKKQSGSVRKSCANSSSKQINRVQCLEARLSPETGFGSGGSKDVDLSTFRSSPVSSVVCKDLEGGDSSHIVANSSLLDSTSRQILNTKNQRLDNGFGETSYCIEENSDRIKGLSVSKDESMKSNDKRHGKSSEVTAEVAAPASPALGSQHGVIEDEETQDPCISDFKGEPMGKPCSPYRIWNESHSAPGNNDGLEAQTLKNGLKLCSVGKVSTRNTLEQQSKGVSAACISNAEPQISISSGGREVSASSSPHSQNDLQDLASVPKKENVEISDVRLSPFTVTSREVHKCTFSLCMNHNGNSLDYLSINEEANGPSPRSLTPEENESYPEDAVSVPDSDIKDGHLAAVHRAMRKPKKRRLGDMAYEGDADWETLINEQQFLENYQVVESDRSFRTREKSDSSSNSAEAENGGIAAVSAGLKARAAGPVEKIKFKEVLKRKGGLQEYLECRNRILGLWSKDVSRILPLADCGITETPSQNESPRASLIRQIYEFLDQSGYINAGIASEKESAEPSANHNYKLVEEKTFEGNPGASVADLEDGVSFILGQVKSSQNSLEPKDRVPMDNQDLALKALKSGKLVDLPNVKECEEWPAEDIKQNSVSNTKLSNGLASLDALSTDPSCTMLDSRTAPVINPELRNGLQSVKSNSCAEMGGSHKLLCDSQDRKKIIVIGAGPAGLTAARHLQRQGFSVTILEARSRIGGRVYTDHSSLSVPVDLGASIITGVEADVTTERRPDPSSLICAQLGLELTVLNSDCPLYDIVTGEKVPTDLDEELEAEYNSLLDDMVLVIAQKGQHAMKMSLEDGLNYALKTRRMVHPGAFFDETESGNAVDALYDSKTCSVDGGAPENSKEEILSPLERRVMDWHFAHLEYGCAASLKEVSLPYWNQDDVYGGFGGAHCMIKGGYSNVVESLGERLPIHLNHVVTDISYGIKDARASVSHRSKVKVCTSNGSEFLGDAVLITVPLGCLKAEAIKFSPPLPQWKRSSIQRLGFGVLNKVVLEFPDVFWDDSMDYFGATAEETDRRGHCFMFWNVKKTVGAPVLIALVAGKAAIDGQRMSSSDHVSHALMVLRKLFGEALVPDPVASVVTDWGRDPFSYGAYSYVAIGSSGEDYDILGRPVENCVFFAGEATCKEHPDTVGGAMMSGLREAVRIIDILSMGTDFTTEVEAMEGAQRHSEVERDEVRDITKRLEAVELSNVLYKNSLDRARLLTREALLRDMFFSAKTIAGRLHLAKKLLNLPVGTLKSFAGTRKGLAMLNSWILDSMGKDGTQLLRHCVRLLVLVSTDLLAVRLSGIGKTVKEKVCVHTSRDIRAIASQLVSVWLEVFRREKASNGGVKLSRHATALESSKRKSFNNSTSRKPPLHAHHGALENSGNLQVSTSTRGPLPSNSNMEKAKSKPETLKCSSRLGIEVEEGNTIAISEEEQAALAAEEAARAAAHVAAQAYASSEAKFSTLVQLPKIPSFHKFARREQYAQMDEYDLRRKWSGGVLGKQDCISETDSRNCRVRDWSVDFSAAYANFDSSRMSGDNLSQRSHSNEIASHMSFREQSGESTAVDSSLFTKAWVDTAGSAGIKGYHAIERWQCQAAAADSDFFHRAMHIKDEEDSNTSSRPPTWKHDGRANESSISQVTVNNEPSKHHSRGADRIKQAVVDFVSSLLMPVYKARKIDKEGYKSIMKKISTKVMEKATDIEKAMAVSEFLDSKRKNKIRAFVDKLIENHMAMKPAVEP; encoded by the exons AtggaaagtgatgatttgtcgaATTGTAAGGATTTGGAAGCTAAGTTAGGGTCACAGAAGGGTTTGTCAAAGAATTTGTTGAAACCTAGGGTTAACAAAGGAATGGAGGAGCAGAAGGAATTGTTGGGGAAGCAAATTGAGTTTGGTATCGATTCAGATGATAATGAGCCTATTGGGTCTTTGTTCAGGTTGAAGAGACCTAGAAACCCTAAAAAGGTTAAGGTGGTTTTGGAGAAGATTGAAGTTAGGGAAGATAAATTGGTGACCGAGGATGAGGACTTGGGAGGAATGGATGATACACTTGCGAGTTTTAAGAAGAAGTTGAAAGCTCCTAAGAAGGGTTTGGGATCTGTAAGTGCCATTCAAAATGAAGGTGATGAGTTATTGGATGGAAATGTGGAGAAAAAAGTACAAAACAAGCGTAAGGAGAGAGCGAGTAAAGTGGGGAGTGGTTGGAAGAGAGTGAGAACTGGGGGTGATGCTGCGGTTGATGATGATTCAGAGGGTTTGGGATCTCAGGGTGCTCTGTTAGAGAACCAAGAAGAGGAAAGTTTGTTGCCTGGTGAGAGTTCAAGTCAGTCTTTGGATAAGCTGGAAGATTCAATATCAGCTTTTTATCAGAAGAAGCAATCGGGTTCGGTGAGGAAGTCTTGTGCAAATTCGAGTTCAAAGCAAATTAATAGGGTTCAGTGTTTGGAGGCCAGATTAAGCCCTGAAACTGGATTTGGTTCTGGGGGTTCCAAGGATGTGGATTTAAGTACATTCAGATCCAGTCCTGTCTCAAGTGTGGTCTGCAAAGATCTGGAAGGTGGAGACAGTTCCCATATAGTTGCCAATTCGAGTTTGTTAGATTCTACCTCTAGACAAATTTTGAATACAAAAAACCAGAGGCTTGATAATGGGTTTGGTGAAACTTCCTATTGCATAGAAGAAAACTCTGATAGAATCAAAGGGCTCTCTGTGAGCAAGGATGAAAGTATGAAATCCAATGACAAGAGACATGGTAAATCTTCAGAAGTTACTGCTGAGGTTGCTGCACCCGCATCTCCAGCATTGGGATCTCAACATGGGGtgattgaagatgaagaaacgcAGGACCCATGCATCTCAGATTTTAAAGGGGAACCTATGGGGAAACCTTGTAGTCCATATAGAATTTGGAATGAAAGTCATTCCGCTCCAGGCAATAATGATGGCTTGGAAGCTCAAACTTTAAAGAATGGGTTAAAGCTTTGTTCTGTGGGTAAAGTAAGCACGAGGAACACATTAGAACAACAATCTAAGGGTGTTTCAGCCGCATGCATTTCAAATGCAGAACCTCAAATTTCAATATCTTCAGGCGGAAGAGAAGTCTCAGCCTCCTCTAGCCCTCATAGTCAAAATGATCTGCAGGATCTTGCTTCAGTtccaaaaaaggaaaatgtcGAAATATCTGATGTTAGGTTATCACCTTTTACTGTAACATCCAGAGAAGTCCACAAATGTACATTTTCTTTGTGCATGAACCACAATGGGAACTCCTTGGATTATCTTTCCATCAATGAAGAGGCCAATGGACCATCTCCTCGATCTTTAACTccagaagaaaatgaaagttaTCCAGAAGATGCTGTATCAGTGCCAGATTCTGACATCAAAGATGGTCACTTAGCAGCTGTACATCGTGCTATGCGGAAGCCCAAAAAGCGTAGACTTGGAGACATGGCTTATGAAGGGGATGCTGATTGGGAGACTTTGATAAATGAGCAACAATTTCTGGAAAATTACCAGGTTGTTGAAAGTGACCGATCTTTTAGAACCAGAGAGAAGTCTGATTCTTCTTCAAATAGTGCTGAGGCTGAAAATGGCGGGATCGCAGCAGTTTCAGCTGGATTGAAAGCACGTGCAGCAGGTCCAGTTGAAAAGATCAAGTTTAAGGAGGTCTTAAAGCGCAAAGGTGGGCTTCAAGAATATTTGGAGTgcag GAATCGGATATTGGGTCTTTGGAGCAAAGACGTTAGCCGTATATTGCCTCTTGCAGACTGTGGCATCACTGAGACTCCTTCCCAGAATGAATCTCCCCGTGCTTCTTTAATAAGGCAAATCTATGAATTTCTTGATCAGAGT GGCTATATAAATGCTGGAATTGCTTCTGAGAAAGAGAGTGCAGAACCTAGTGCCAATCACAATTATAAACTTGTCGAAGAAAAAACTTTTGAGGGAAATCCTGGAGCTTCAGTAGCCGATTTAGAAGATGGGGTCTCCTTTATCCTTGGTCAGGTTAAAAGTTCTCAAAATTCCTTGGAGCCAAAGGACAGAGTTCCAATGGATAACCAAGACCTGGCATTGAAAGCTTTGAAAAGTGGGAAGCTTGTTGATTTACCCAATGTCAAGGAATGTGAAGAATGGCCAGCTGAAGATATTAAGCAAAATAGTGTTAGCAATACAAAGTTATCTAATGGGCTGGCCAGTTTGGATGCTTTGAGTACTGATCCATCTTGCACAATGCTGGATAGCAGGACGGCCCCTGTAATAAATCCAGAGTTAAGGAATGGCTTGCAGAGTGTTAAATCTAACTCTTGTGCTGAAATGGGAGGAAGTCATAAATTGCTGTGTGATTCCCAAgacagaaagaaaataattgtcaTTGGAGCTGGTCCTGCTGGCTTAACTGCTGCACGTCACTTGCAACGTCAGGGTTTTTCTGTCACTATACTCGAGGCTCGGAGTAGAATTGGTGGTCGTGTTTATACAGATCACTCATCTCTTTCAGTCCCTGTAGATCTTGGGGCTAGTATTATAACTGGAGTTGAGGCTGATGTGACTACTGAAAGAAGACCAGACCCTTCCTCATTGATTTGTGCTCAGTTGGGCCTTGAGCTGACTGTGCTAAATAGTGACTGTCCTCTTTATGATATTGTGACTGGAGAAAAGGTTCCTACAGATCTGGATGAAGAATTGGAAGCAGAGTACAACAGCCTTCTTGATGACATGGTCTTGGTTATTGCTCAGAAAGGGCAACATGCTATGAAAATGTCTCTGGAGGATGGTTTAAACTATGCCCTCAAGACACGTCGCATGGTACACCCTGGAGCCTTTTTCGATGAAACTGAATCAGGAAATGCAGTGGATGCTTTATATGATTCCAAAACTTGTAGTGTTGATGGTGGAGCTCCTGAGAATTCCAAAGAGGAGATTCTGAGTCCTCTTGAGAGGAGGGTTATGGATTGGCATTTTGCTCATTTGGAGTATGGTTGTGCTGCTTCTCTCAAGGAAGTTTCTCTTCCCTACTGGAATCAAGATGATGTTTATGGAGGATTTGGAGGAGCTCATTGTATGATTAAAGGGGGTTACAGTAATGTTGTCGAGTCTCTTGGGGAACGACTCCCCATTCACTTGAACCATGTAGTCACAGATATTTCATATGGCATCAAAGATGCTAGAGCAAGCGTGAGTCATCGTAGCAAAGTCAAAGTCTGCACCTCGAATGGTAGCGAGTTTTTGGGAGATGCTGTGCTGATTACCGTGCCTCTTGGGTGCCTGAAAGCAGAAGCCATCAAGTTTTCCCCTCCATTACCGCAATGGAAACGTTCTTCCATTCAGCGACTTGGTTTTGGAGTTCTTAATAAAGTAGTCCTTGAATTTCCAGATGTTTTCTGGGATGATTCAATGGATTACTTTGGTGCGACTGCTGAGGAAACTGATCGGAGGGGTCATTGTTTTATGTTCTGGAATGTCAAGAAAACTGTTGGGGCTCCTGTTCTTATAGCCCTAGTGGCTGGTAAGGCAGCTATTGATGGCCAAAGAATGAGCTCGTCTGATCATGTAAGTCATGCACTAATGGTTCTTCGTAAACTTTTTGGGGAGGCTTTGGTACCTGATCCAGTTGCATCAGTGGTGACTGATTGGGGCAGGGATCCTTTCAGCTATGGTGCTTACTCCTATGTTGCCATTGGATCATCTGGAGAAGACTATGATATATTAGGCAGGCCTGTTGAGAACTGTGTATTTTTTGCGGGTGAAGCCACCTGCAAGGAGCATCCAGACACGGTTGGTGGTGCTATGATGAGTGGACTCCGGGAGGCAGTGCGTATAATTGACATATTGAGTATGGGAACTGATTTTACGACAGAAGTAGAGGCAATGGAGGGGGCACAGAGACACTCAGAGGTTGAACGCGATGAAGTTAGAGACATAACAAAGAGACTTGAGGCAGTTGAGCTGTCCAATGTATTGTATAAGAATTCTCTAGATCGGGCCAGGCTTTTAACCAGGGAAGCTTTACTACGAGACATGTTCTTCAGTGCAAAAACCATCGCAGGACGTTTGCATCTGGCCAAAAAATTGTTGAATCTTCCTGTTGGAACTTTGAAGTCCTTTGCTGGGACCAGGAAAGGGCTTGCTATGCTCAACTCATGGATTctg GACTCAATGGGGAAGGATGGGACTCAACTCTTGCGTCACTGTGTTCGTCTTCTTGTGCTTGTTTCAACTGATTTACTTGCTGTGCGTTTGTCAG GCATAGGGAAAACAGTGAAAGAAAAAGTGTGTGTGCACACAAGCCGTGATATACGTGCCATAGCAAGTCAGCTGGTTAGTGTGTGGCTTGAAGTCTTCCGCAGGGAAAAAGCTTCAAATGGTGGGGTAAAGTTATCAAGGCATGCAACTGCATTGGAGTCTTCAAAGAGGAAATCTTTCAACAATTCAACCTCACGAAAGCCACCTTTGCACGCTCATCATGGTGCTTTGGAGAATAGTGGCAATCTGCAGGTTTCTACATCGACTAGAGGCCCCTTGCCATCAAACTCTAACATGGAAAAAGCAAAGAGCAAGCCAGAAACTCTGAAATGCTCAAGCAGACTGGGTATTGAGGTAGAGGAGGGTAACACAATTGCCATCTCTGAAGAAGAACAGGCTGCCTTAGCTGCAGAGGAGGCAGCTCGTGCTGCTGCCCATGTAGCTGCCCAG GCATATGCATCATCAGAAGCCAAGTTTAGCACATTGGTGCAGCTGCCTAAGATACCCTCATTTCACAAATTTGCTAGACGGGAACAATATGCACAGATGGATGAATATGATCTCAGAAGAAAGTGGTCTGGTGGTGTTCTGGGAAAACAAGACTGTATATCAGAAACTGACTCAAGAAATTGCAGGGTTAGGGACTGGTCTGTTGATTTCTCTGCTGCCTATGCTAACTTTGATAGTTCAAGAATGTCGGGTGATAACCTATCTCAGCGGAGCCATTCAAATGAGATTGCTTCACATATGAGTTTTAGAGAGCAGTCTGGAGAAAGTACAGCGGTGGACAGTAGCCTTTTTACAAAAGCATGGGTGGATACTGCTGGTAGTGCAGGGATAAAGGGCTATCATGCCATTGAGAGATGGCAATGTCAGGCAGCGGCAGCTGATTCAGATTTTTTCCATCGGGCCATGCATATAAAAGATGAAGAGGATTCAAACACAAGTTCTAGACCACCTACCTGGAAGCATGATGGACGAGCAAATGAGAGCTCCATCTCACAGGTCACTGTAAACAACGAGCCATCAAAACATCATTCTCGAGGTGCTGATCGTATTAAACAGGctgttgttgattttgtttcatCATTGCTCATGCCTGTTTATAAGGCTAGGAAAATTGACAAGGAGGGGTACAAatcaataatgaagaaaatatcAACTAAG GTCATGGAGAAGGCTACAGATATAGAAAAAGCCATGGCAGTTTCTGAGTTTCTTGATTCCAAGCGCAAGAATAAG ATTCGTGCCTTTGTGgataaattgattgagaacCACATGGCAATGAAGCCAGCTGTTGAACCTTGA
- the LOC7493948 gene encoding uncharacterized protein LOC7493948 isoform X2, which translates to MDGTKRTGYVWAISAGLNAAFAAIAAKFFSYQVIKYGLVVLFNVTMWGCYVNSLKALSSLQATVTNFAANFLSSGLAGFFLFKETLSVQWFAGALLIVIGVVILSKSSIERKESIDQKLD; encoded by the exons ATGGATGGCACCAAAAGAACAGGCTACGTGTGGGCAATATCTGCTGGATTAAATGCTGCTTTTGCTGCCATTGCTGCAAAATTCTTTTCATATCAG GTGATTAAATATGGTTTGGTTGTGTTATTTAATGTGACAATGTGGGGATGTTACGTTAACAGCCTTAAAGCTCTTTCATCCCTGCAAGCCACGGTGACAAACTTTGCTGCGAATTTCCTGTCTTCTGGTCTTGCTGGTTTCTTTTTGTTCAAGGAGACGCTATCAGTTCAG TGGTTCGCAGGTGCCTTGCTCATTGTAATTGGTGTGGTCATACTCAGCAAGTCAAGTATAGAACGCAAGGAAAGCATTGATCAGAAGCTTGACTAG